The window ATAAGACTTGGAGTTACGATACCGCATTGCAAACGGATTGCAACGGCGGCAGAGTTGCTAAGCGTATAGCCGTTGTGATTGTGACAAGATTCAAATTCCTGCTCCGTCTCCTAGGTACTCCGGAGAGAAGTAGGAGTGAGGGGTCGAACCCAGTTGTGACTTTCCCTTCCGATGCCCCTACACTGAATTCACGCCATTGAACCGAACACCTAGGCACTCACCCATGAACCGCCGCAACTTTCTCCTTTCGAGCGCGCTCGCGCTAACCTGCTCTCGATCGTTTGCTCAAGATCCCAAACAAAAACCCGATCGTCTCGCCGGCCCGCCTCTGGTAACCGCCAAGGGTTGGGCGATCATCGACGCCGAGAACGGCAAATTTCTCTGGGGAGAGCACGAGAATGAACCGCTCGTCATTGCCAGCACCACCAAAATCATGACGGCTTGGCTGACGTTGCAGTTGGCCAAAGACAAGCCGGAGTTTTTGCAGCAGCGAGTCACTATTTCCGAAGCTGCGGCGAAAACGACTGGTTCATCGGCAAAGGTCGAAGCCGGCGATCGGTTCGTGCTGCGAGAGTTGCTGCACGGCTTACTCTTGCCATCGGGCAACGATGCCGCGGCCGCCATCGCCGAGCATTGCGGTCCGGCGTATCGACAGAAGGGTGATCCAGACGATGCCGTTGAAGCCTTCGTTGCGCAGATGAATCGTCAGGCCAACGACTGGAAACTCGCGCAGACCAAGTATTTTGATCCTCACGGTTTGGGAAAGAACCATGCGAGCCCGGCGAACCTCGCGCAGATCGCCTGGCAGGCGATGCAGAACGAAACATTTCGGAAGATCGTTTCCACTCGCCGTTACGAAGGAACTGCCGTCGACGCCAAGGATGAAAAGCGAACCGTCGTCTGGAACAACACCAACCGCTTGCTCGAGATCGAAGGTTTCGTAGGTATTAAAACCGGTACGACGACCGCGGCTGGCAACTGCCTGGTCTCGCAAGGTCAGCGCGGCAAAGACAAGCTGATCATCGTTGTCCTCGGCAGCACGAGCGCCGACGGCAGGTACGTCGACACTCGAAATCTCTACCGCTGGGCTTGGCGGGAGCGAGGGCACAAGGATGAATAGCGTCTAGCTTTGGGGAACTTCTTCCTGCGGCTTGGTCATCAATGACACCACAATCAGCACCAAGAAACCCAGCGGCACGGTGATGATCGCCGGTTGACTGAATGGCGCGAGGGATTGTTCGGCTTTCAGCTTGTAGAGACTGGTGAAAGCGTCAGCGCTGAGCAGCACCCAGGCCAGCGAACTGATCATGCCGACGAAAATCGCGGCGGTGATGCCTTGCTTCGTCGTCCGCTTCCAGAAAAGGACCATGATTAGCGACGGCAAGTTGGCCGACGCGGCGATATTGAACGCCCAGCCGACGAGGAACGTCACGTTAAAGCTCTCGAACAAAATACCGAGAACAATCGCGATGCCGCCGACCACCACGGCGGAGATTTTGCCGGCCCGCACTTTTTCGTGATCGGTCATTTCCCACTTGAGGAAGTTCGAGAGCAGGTCGTGCGCAACCGCGCCGCTCGCCGCGAGAATCAAACCGCTAACCGTGCCGAGCACCGTAGTAAACGCAATCGCCGAAATCACTGCGAACATGAACTCGCCGAATTTGCGCGCGAGGAGCGGAGCGGCCATGTTGGTGCTCGTGGGATCGAGCACGCCGCTGGTCATCGCACCCAGGCCCAGATAAAGCGTGAGAATATAGAAGAAGCCGATGCTGGCGATGCCGATGACCGTACTTTTGCGGGCAGCCGATTCGTCCTTCACCGTGTAATAGCGAATCAGAATGTGTGGCAGCGAAGCCGTGCCGCCGAACAGCGCGAGCATGAGCGAAAAGAAGTTCAACTTGTCTTGCCACTTCGGGCTGCGCACGCCAGCAAACGTCGGGCTCGCGCCCGGCATCATCAGATCGCTGCCCGATTTCACCGTGGGATAATAGATGGCCGTCTCCAGGCCGGCAGCGTCTTTCAGCTTGAGATTCGACCAGGTTTCGACTTCGCTTTGCTGCAGCGTCGACAGGTACGAGAACGGCCCGAGTGGCGCCGTCTTCGTCGCATCTCCGGGCAAACTCACTACACGACCGACCGGCATAAAGTCATGTTTGCCCCGTTCCTGCGGCAGGCCATTCACATGCACCTTGCCGTTGATCACTTGCGACGATTGCACTTCCTGCATTTCGACGGTCGCCGTCCGTTTCACTTTGTGCCAGACGCGCACCGTGCCATCCTTGTTCTTCACCAGGCTGAAGTCTTTCGCTTTCTCGGCAGTCCAGTCTCCCGTTCGCGGCAGGATCTCGAAATCTCCGCCGCCACCTGTTTCGAAATCACTCAGCAAGCGTGACTCGTATTTGTTCGCCGTCGACTGCGCGTCGGTCGTGAAACCCGCTCGCAAGATCATCCCTGTGAGAATCGTGCAGAACAGCACGAGCAACGCGCCTTTGATGAATTGCACCCACGTGGTCGAAACCATCCCCGCCGTGACCACGATCATTACCACGACCACGCCGACACCGACCACCCCGACCCAATGCTGCTCCACTCCGAGCAACGGCTTGATGAGGGCGCCAGCGCCGACCATTTGCGGAATGAGATAGAACAGGCTAACCACTAGCGTGCTGATGGCCGCAGCCAGCTTGATGCCCTGGCTATGAAACTTGGCATCGAGCGCGTCGGCAAACGTGAATTTGCCCATCCGCTTCAGCGGCTCGGCGATTACCAGCAGCGCTACAATCCAGCCCGCGAGATAACCAATCGAATAGAGAAAGCCGTCATATCCGTAGAAGGCAATCAACCCGCAAATGCCGAGGAACGACGCCGCCGACAAATAATCGCCAGCAAAGGCCACGCCGTTGACCAGCCAGGGAATTTCGCCATGTGCCGCGTAATAGCCCGAAGCCGACTTGGCCTTCGAGCCCAAGTAAAAGCTGATGGCCAGCACTACTGCGACGAAGAAACCGAACACGGCAATCGCCGAATAGGACGTTTCGTGAATCATGACAGGCAATCGCTGCGAAGAACGGAGAGAAGGGAGCCGAACAAGAAGACAGCGTTATGACGCCGACGAGGTGAGATTCTTGCAGAGAAGCATGTAAACGATCGAGACGATAAACGCCCCGAAAATTAAACCAAAGCCGTACAGCACCGCGACATTCACACCGCCCAGCGAAGCCTGCCGCAAAATGCCCCGGCCACTTTCGGAAGCCGATAGCCCGACAAAGCCGATATAAGCAGCCAAATAAAACACAAACAGCACAATGCCCAAGCGGGCGTTGTAACTGCGAATGGCCAAAACTTCGGCGGACGGCGGCGGGGGAGGCTTATTCATAGGTGGCCAGAATAACAACGGCGTTGCCGATTGTCACGTGGAACCGCAGTTGGAATAACTTGGCCACGTCACCTAAGATGGGGGCAGGGTTGAAGAGACGAAGAGATGAAGGGACGAAGAGTGGATGACTCTTTGCTCTTCCTCCCT is drawn from Anatilimnocola floriformis and contains these coding sequences:
- a CDS encoding D-alanyl-D-alanine carboxypeptidase family protein, whose product is MNRRNFLLSSALALTCSRSFAQDPKQKPDRLAGPPLVTAKGWAIIDAENGKFLWGEHENEPLVIASTTKIMTAWLTLQLAKDKPEFLQQRVTISEAAAKTTGSSAKVEAGDRFVLRELLHGLLLPSGNDAAAAIAEHCGPAYRQKGDPDDAVEAFVAQMNRQANDWKLAQTKYFDPHGLGKNHASPANLAQIAWQAMQNETFRKIVSTRRYEGTAVDAKDEKRTVVWNNTNRLLEIEGFVGIKTGTTTAAGNCLVSQGQRGKDKLIIVVLGSTSADGRYVDTRNLYRWAWRERGHKDE
- a CDS encoding sodium/solute symporter — translated: MIHETSYSAIAVFGFFVAVVLAISFYLGSKAKSASGYYAAHGEIPWLVNGVAFAGDYLSAASFLGICGLIAFYGYDGFLYSIGYLAGWIVALLVIAEPLKRMGKFTFADALDAKFHSQGIKLAAAISTLVVSLFYLIPQMVGAGALIKPLLGVEQHWVGVVGVGVVVVMIVVTAGMVSTTWVQFIKGALLVLFCTILTGMILRAGFTTDAQSTANKYESRLLSDFETGGGGDFEILPRTGDWTAEKAKDFSLVKNKDGTVRVWHKVKRTATVEMQEVQSSQVINGKVHVNGLPQERGKHDFMPVGRVVSLPGDATKTAPLGPFSYLSTLQQSEVETWSNLKLKDAAGLETAIYYPTVKSGSDLMMPGASPTFAGVRSPKWQDKLNFFSLMLALFGGTASLPHILIRYYTVKDESAARKSTVIGIASIGFFYILTLYLGLGAMTSGVLDPTSTNMAAPLLARKFGEFMFAVISAIAFTTVLGTVSGLILAASGAVAHDLLSNFLKWEMTDHEKVRAGKISAVVVGGIAIVLGILFESFNVTFLVGWAFNIAASANLPSLIMVLFWKRTTKQGITAAIFVGMISSLAWVLLSADAFTSLYKLKAEQSLAPFSQPAIITVPLGFLVLIVVSLMTKPQEEVPQS
- a CDS encoding DUF485 domain-containing protein — encoded protein: MNKPPPPPSAEVLAIRSYNARLGIVLFVFYLAAYIGFVGLSASESGRGILRQASLGGVNVAVLYGFGLIFGAFIVSIVYMLLCKNLTSSAS